A window of Sedimentibacter sp. MB31-C6 genomic DNA:
ATCGGCTTTTGAACTTACAACTTCATCAAGTCTAACCATCATATTTTCTTCATTTCTTTCTTTATTTTTTGAATCAGGATAAACATGCGCAGCTGGTGAAGTAGAAAGTATTGTTCCTGTATAAACTTGTCCTATTCTTGTATGTATTTTACAATATTCCCCATCTAAAGTAGGAAATAAGTTTCCTCCTATAGTAGTAATTTTTAAAGTTCCATCACTATTTATGGATCTTACCATAGCACCAAGTGTATCTACATGAACTGGAATTCCAATACAATAGTTATCATCAACACCTTTTATTTCTATAATTCCATTTCCTTTATTATTTTTTTCAAACTTATATCCATATTCCTTAACAATTGACTCTATATGAGCCATTACATCTTTAGAAAATCCTGAAGGACTTGGTATTTTGATTATCTCTTCTAATGTTTTCAAAGTAAATTCTAGGTTTAATTTAAATGACATTGTTTTCTCCCTTTTTCCATGTTATTTAAAATACTTAATTGCATATAGTTATTATTATATATATAATAATTATAATAACAGATAAAATAAAATAAGTAAATGGAGGAATGAAAATGGAAAATTTGAAGTTGAAGGATTTCTTAGATTACAAATTTTTATCAGAATTAGAGCTATCTCCAGATAAAAAATACGGAGCTTTTGTTATGCATTCTGCCAATTATGAAAGTAATAAGTATTTATCAAACATTTGGATTTTGAATTGTGCTACTTTAGAATATAAAAAACTTACATCATTGAATGAAGAAAAAAACTTTATTTGGTTAGATAATAATACAATTCTTTTCCCCTCAATGAGAGATGAAAAGCTAAAGAAAGAAATTAAAAAGGGAGAACAATGGACAGTTTATTATACTATCGATATTCATGGTGGTGAAGCCAATGAATATATGCGTATTCCAATGAAAGTTACAGATATTAAAAAAATAGCTGATGAAATGTTTTTGTTTACTGCTACATATGACCATTATGGTATTAATTTACATTCAATAGAAGAAGAAAAATCAAAAGCAATTGAAATAATAAAAGATAATAAAGACTACGAAATATTAGATGAAATACCATTTTGGACAAATGGTGAAGGTTTTACTAATAAAAAAAGAAATATGCTTTATTTATATGATAAAGGAGCAAATAATATTGTTCCTATTTCAAAACAATTTGAAAACATTAGTATAACCAGCATAAAAGATGGAAAGGCACTTTTTGTATCAGAATGTTTCACAAATAAGGCTGAACAAACTAACGAGCTATATCTTTATGAATTATATTCAAAGGAAGCCACTTGTCTAGTTGATGAAGAAGAAGGCTACAACATAGAATTTGCTGAATTTGTTGGTAATAATATCATTTTTAGTGGATCACTTATGGATGAATATGGGTTAAATCAAAATTGCAATTTCTATAAAATTAATAATAATAACATAGTTTTGCTTTATAGACACGACTTTGGCTTAGGTGATTCAGTAGGTTCTGACTGCAGGTTTGGAGGAGGTGCAGATGTAAGAGTATATAACAATTCGCTGTACTTTATTTCAACTGAGTCCAAAAGTTCTTACATAAAAAAGCTATCCCTTGATGGTGAAATAGAAAAACTTACTACAGATAACGGCTCCATAGATTGCTTTGATATATGTAATGAAGGAATTCTATTTATAGGTCTTAGAGGAACTAAGCTTCAGGAAATCTATAAGTTAAACTCTGAAACAGAAAAACAAATAACAAAATTTAATGAAATAATATTAGAAACAAAAAATATTATAAAACCTGAACCTATTGAATTTATAAATGATGACATGAAAATTGAAGGTTTCGTATTAAAGCCTGTTAATTATAATGAAAACAAATCTTACCCAGGTATCCTAGATATTCATGGAGGTCCTAAAACTGTCTTTGGTGAAGTTTTTTATCACGAAATGCAGTATTGGGCAAACGAAGGGTATTTCGTATTTTACTGTAATCCAAGGGGAAGTGACGGAAGAGGTGATGAATTTGCAGACATTAGAGGAAAATATGGTACAATTGATTATGATGATATAATGAAATTTACAGATTTTGTACTACAGAAATATCCTCAAATTGACTCTAAACGTATTGGGGTTACTGGCGGTTCGTATGGTGGTTTTATGACAAACTGGATTATAGGTCACACTGATAGATTTAAATGTGCAGTTTCACAGAGAAGTATATCAAATTGGATTTCTAAGTTCGGAACAACTGACATTGGATATTATTTTAATTCAGACCAAAATCTATCAACACCTTGGGATAATGTTGAAAAAATGTGGTGGCATTCTCCACTAAAATATGCAAATCAAGTAGTTACACCTACATTGTTCATTCATTCAGAGGAAGATTACCGTTGTTGGCTAGCAGAAGGACTTCAAATGTTTACCGCTCTTAAATATCATGGAGTTGATGCAAGACTATGCATGTTCAAAGGTGAAAACCATGAATTAAGTCGAAGTGGAAAGCCTAAACATAGAGTTAGAAGACTAGAAGAAATGACTAATTGGTTCAAAAAATATTTAAGCATATAACATAATCTATAAATAAAGCAAAGATTCTCATACTCATAATTGAATCTTCGCTTTATCTTAATTTTATTTTTTATCATTTTTTAAAACATGTTCTATTCTATATCCATGTTCTAATAGTCTTTTTTCAATTTCATTTGTATTTAGTGTATTTGTTCTAATAACTACATCACTTTTACCGTTATCACCATGATAAGCTACAATATGAGTTATGTTAGCATCAAAAGATTTAAAAATATCTGCCATGTCTGCAAGAGCACCTGGTACATCTTTAGATTCAACTGTTATTCTGCTTCCATTCTCTTTGAATCCTAATAAATCTATAAAAGCATCGAAAATATCACTCTCTGTGATTATTCCAATTATTTTATTATTTTCAACTACTGGTAATGTACCTATTCTATTTTTTCTCATAATTACTGCTGCTTCTTCTAATAAGCTATCTGGAGAAATAGTAATAGGGTTTTTGCTCATTGCATCTTTTACTGTAACTTTTGATAAAAGATAATTAATTTCAAATATACTTAAAGATGTTGCCTTTGTTGGAGACACTTTTTGTATATCACCTTGAGTTAATATACCAATAACTTTTTCATTATCAGTGACAGGAAGTCTCTTAAGATTATTATCTCTAAATATCTCTACTGCATCATTAATTGGTGCATCATAAGCAATCGTATACGGATTTACAGTCATCCTATTTTTAACATACATAACTATTCTCCTCCTAAATATGATTTTTGGATTTCATCACTATTAATTAATTCCTCACCAGTACCAGTCATAGCAATTGACCCAGTTTCAATTACATAAGCTCTATGTGCAATTGATAATGCCATCCTAGCATTTTGCTCGACTAGTAATATTGTAACGCCTTCACTATTTATATTCTTTATTATTTCAAAGATTTCCCTTACAAGTAGCGGTGCAAGCCCCATTGAAGGTTCGTCTAGTAATAAAATTTTAGG
This region includes:
- a CDS encoding alpha/beta hydrolase family protein — its product is MENLKLKDFLDYKFLSELELSPDKKYGAFVMHSANYESNKYLSNIWILNCATLEYKKLTSLNEEKNFIWLDNNTILFPSMRDEKLKKEIKKGEQWTVYYTIDIHGGEANEYMRIPMKVTDIKKIADEMFLFTATYDHYGINLHSIEEEKSKAIEIIKDNKDYEILDEIPFWTNGEGFTNKKRNMLYLYDKGANNIVPISKQFENISITSIKDGKALFVSECFTNKAEQTNELYLYELYSKEATCLVDEEEGYNIEFAEFVGNNIIFSGSLMDEYGLNQNCNFYKINNNNIVLLYRHDFGLGDSVGSDCRFGGGADVRVYNNSLYFISTESKSSYIKKLSLDGEIEKLTTDNGSIDCFDICNEGILFIGLRGTKLQEIYKLNSETEKQITKFNEIILETKNIIKPEPIEFINDDMKIEGFVLKPVNYNENKSYPGILDIHGGPKTVFGEVFYHEMQYWANEGYFVFYCNPRGSDGRGDEFADIRGKYGTIDYDDIMKFTDFVLQKYPQIDSKRIGVTGGSYGGFMTNWIIGHTDRFKCAVSQRSISNWISKFGTTDIGYYFNSDQNLSTPWDNVEKMWWHSPLKYANQVVTPTLFIHSEEDYRCWLAEGLQMFTALKYHGVDARLCMFKGENHELSRSGKPKHRVRRLEEMTNWFKKYLSI
- a CDS encoding CBS and ACT domain-containing protein, which encodes MYVKNRMTVNPYTIAYDAPINDAVEIFRDNNLKRLPVTDNEKVIGILTQGDIQKVSPTKATSLSIFEINYLLSKVTVKDAMSKNPITISPDSLLEEAAVIMRKNRIGTLPVVENNKIIGIITESDIFDAFIDLLGFKENGSRITVESKDVPGALADMADIFKSFDANITHIVAYHGDNGKSDVVIRTNTLNTNEIEKRLLEHGYRIEHVLKNDKK